The proteins below come from a single Papaver somniferum cultivar HN1 chromosome 11, ASM357369v1, whole genome shotgun sequence genomic window:
- the LOC113325214 gene encoding uncharacterized protein LOC113325214, with the protein MEKKEDDKANKITFMNVPAFRGLFIDQCLAEATEYGFSGTSLKQTSWENLCKFFSEKYDCTITQKKLRKHWDYLRNQYVTWSRLLARIGHGYNAETNTFDWREEQWVELDKKSMILASSFPISVLTIKNASQFKNKGLEDAEKLQNLFDGKLSTGANRDTPGRVEPSSAGTSTNTGFQIMVLSLEQVLEKNKIVRIITRLRRIKGKKMKTLLSQLLDLCLLVKQLKKAKRCVRPKYKKSILTGKAFTQDLLEGNPRNMYNLLRMSKAPFIQLYNEFRAKGFLEDSKYIEVDEKVTMFLYTIWHNFLVPPPNVFDKPAITKRHKLLKEGAFKGDVVVGWEGTAHDSRMLTEAVRDPSFKFSLPPPDKYYLCDVAYSHTKGFMCPYHNIRYWLGDYRRVSAATKEEKFNQAHARLSNVIERTLGALKARFPVLSKIPSYSFETQRDIVIACMSIHNFLRRNALDDWLFKQYENEAFEMNEIQVDEEAKTEKKCTSSLRKTRAITYEQFT; encoded by the exons ATGGAGAAAAAAGAAGATGATAAAGCAAATAAGATAACTTTTATGAACGTCCCAGCATTTAGAGGGTTATTTATTGACCAATGTTTGGCAGAAGCTACTGAGTATGGGTTTTCTGGAACTTCTTTGAAGCAAACTTCGTGGGAAAATTTGTGCAAATTCTTTTCTGAGAAGTATGACTGCACTATCACACAGAAGAAGTTAAGAAAACACTGGGATTACTTGCGTAATCAATACGTCACTTGGTCCCGTCTCTTAGCAAGAATTGGTCATGGGTACAATGCTGAGACGAACACTTTTGATTGGAGAGAAGAGCAATGGGTTGAATTAGACAag AAATCCATGATATTAGCTAGTTCATTTCCAATTAGTGTACTG ACCATCAAAAACGCCAGTCAATTCAAGAACAAGGGACTGGAAGATGCAGAGAAGTTGCAGAACTTATTTGATGGCAAGTTGTCCACTGGAGCTAATAGAGATACGCCTGGAAGAGTGGAACCTAGTTCAGCTGGGACTTCTACAAATACAGGGTTTCAAATAATGGTTCTGAGTCTCGAACAAGTCTTGGAAAAGAACAAAATTGTGAGGATTATAACGAG ATTGAGAAGGATAAAAGGAA AAAAAATGAAGACCTTACTATCTCAGCTACTAGATTTATGTTTGTTAGTGAAGCAACTTAAAAAGGCTAAGCGGTGTGTACGCCCGAAGTACAAGAAGTCAATTTTAACAGGAAAGGCTTTCACCCAAGATCTGTTAGAAGGAAATCCGAGGAATATGTACAACCTATTGAGAATGAGTAAGGCTCCTTTTATTCAATTATACAATGAATTCCGAGCCAAAGGATTTTTAGAGGATAGCAAGTATATTGAAGTAGATGAGAAGGTGACAATGTTTTTATACACAATCTGGCACAATT TCTTAGTTCCTCCACCTAATGTATTTGACAAGCCAGCTATAACTAAAAGGCATAAACTCCTTAAAGAAGGTGCTTTTAAAGGTGACGTTG TGGTTGGATGGGAAGGCACTGCTCATGACTCGAGAATGTTGACTGAGGCAGTGCGTGATCCATCTTTCAAGTTTTCTTTACCTCCTCCAG ACAAATACTATCTATGTGATGTTGCATACTCCCACACAAAGGGGTTTATGTGTCCATATCACAACATAAGGTATTGGTTAGGTGATTACAGAAGAGTATCTGCAGCAACAAAAGAAGAGAAGTTCAATCAAGCCCATGCTCGACTGAGTAATGTAATTGAGAGAACACTCGGGGCATTGAAAGCAAGATTTCCAGTGTTAAGTAAAATTCCTTCTTACTCATTTGAGACGCAAAGAGATATCGTCATTGCTTGCATGTCAATACATAACTTTCTACGCCGCAATGCATTAGATGATTGGTTGTTTAAACAATATGAGAACGAGGCATTTGAGATGAATGAAATACAGGTAGATGAGGAAGCCAAAACGGAAAAAAAATGCACCTCATCTCTTCGGAAGACAAGAGCAATTACATATGAACAATTTACGTGA